The segment TGGAAGGCGTCAAAGACGTAGGGAAGGTCCTCCTCCGACAGGCCGGAGGAAGAATTCACGACCTCCACGAAGACCCATCCGGCCCTGCCTTCGGTGCGCACCCGGACGGTGCTTCCGGGGTCCGCATACGAAAAGGCGTTTGAAAGGAGGTTTTGCAGGATCCGCTCAACCATCCCCTCGTCCGCCGAGAGGGTGAGGTCGCCGGTGTCCCTGACCTCCACGCCCACCCCCCTCTCCTCAGCCTGGACACGGAGGGCCTCCACCGTCCTCACGAGGATGTCCCCCAGGTCAACGGGCGCGAACTCGGGGACCATCGCCTCCGCCTCGAGCCTGGCGTACTCCAGGTAATCGCCCACGAGCCGCTCCATATTGCCCAGCTCCTGCGTGACAAGGTCCAGGTACTCCTCCTGCTCCTGCGTGAGGGGGCCCGCCTTCCCCTCCCGCATGCGCCTGAGAAACCCGCTGGAGGAAATCAGGGGGGTCTTCATGTCGTGGACGAACATGGAGAGGAAGTTCCTCCTCTCCCGCTCCCTGCGTTTCTGGCCGGTGATATCCCTGAAGACCTCCGCCCCGCCCAGGAACTCGCCCTGCCCGCCGTAAAGGGGAAAGGACGCGACTTCTATGGTGACGATGGCCCCGTCGGGGGTCTTTATCGTGGCCTCGGTCATGGTCCTTTTCCTCCGGTAACGCACCGATTCCCTCATGAGGGGGCACGCGTCGAGGTCGGCCGTCCCGTGCAGGAGCATCATGTGGGAGCGTCCCAGGGCCTCCTTCCGGGAAAGGCCCGTAATCCGCTCGGCCTCGGGATTGAACTCAACGATGGTGCCGTCCTTGTCCACGATGGAGAAGCCCAGGGGAATGTCCTGGACAATCTCCTCATAGAGGCGTCCGTCATGCATGATGCTCACCGTTCAAAATGGATGGCGCGCGCTTCCTGAATACATCTTAGTCAATCCTGGGAAATGCCGCAACAGTTAGGGAAAGACGGGGGCCGTCCTGAGCCGCCGCGCCAGGGTATGCTCCACGTGGGAGTTCAGGACGAGGGCGAGCTCGCTCACCAGGCCTCCCGGGGCGTTGACCCTCGCGGTCTTCTCGAGCTCCCAGGTGCCGAGGGTATGATAAAGCCGCCTGCTTCCTTCGGAGAGGTCAAGCCCCTCCTCCTCCCGGAGCCCCATGCTCCGGGCACACCCGCCGCAGACGACCGCTCCCTGGGAGCGGTGGAACAGCCGCCCCCGTCCTCCGCACCGCGCGCACGCCGTGAGCCGCGGGGCATAGCCCATCAGGCGGAGAAAGCGGACCTGGTAGACGAGGGGGCCCATCGTCCCGGAGCCGGAAGCCATCATGCCCAGGGCGTGCACGAGAAGCTGGAAGGCCCCGGGGCTCCGGGCCCCCTCATGGAGGAAATTCAGGGTCAGCTCCGCCATCCCGGAGAGGCCGAGGAGAGTGCGGTAGTCCTCCCTCAGCTCCTGGTACGAA is part of the Nitrospirota bacterium genome and harbors:
- the recO gene encoding DNA repair protein RecO, producing MLTRTEGIVLRTFPYGEADLLVTYLTRDLGVKKAFAKSPRKVGSRFGGSLEPFTHATISLLGREDAPLPRLTQSDIIRSYQELREDYRTLLGLSGMAELTLNFLHEGARSPGAFQLLVHALGMMASGSGTMGPLVYQVRFLRLMGYAPRLTACARCGGRGRLFHRSQGAVVCGGCARSMGLREEEGLDLSEGSRRLYHTLGTWELEKTARVNAPGGLVSELALVLNSHVEHTLARRLRTAPVFP
- a CDS encoding PAS domain S-box protein, producing MHDGRLYEEIVQDIPLGFSIVDKDGTIVEFNPEAERITGLSRKEALGRSHMMLLHGTADLDACPLMRESVRYRRKRTMTEATIKTPDGAIVTIEVASFPLYGGQGEFLGGAEVFRDITGQKRRERERRNFLSMFVHDMKTPLISSSGFLRRMREGKAGPLTQEQEEYLDLVTQELGNMERLVGDYLEYARLEAEAMVPEFAPVDLGDILVRTVEALRVQAEERGVGVEVRDTGDLTLSADEGMVERILQNLLSNAFSYADPGSTVRVRTEGRAGWVFVEVVNSSSGLSEEDLPYVFDAF